In Oncorhynchus tshawytscha isolate Ot180627B linkage group LG06, Otsh_v2.0, whole genome shotgun sequence, the following are encoded in one genomic region:
- the LOC112252261 gene encoding SUMO-activating enzyme subunit 2, which translates to MVQLVGSLRKELADSLSACRVLVVGAGGIGCELLKNLVLTGFKNIEVIDLDIIDVSNLNRQFLFQKKHVGKSKAQVAKESVLQFCPTANITAYHDSIMNPEYNVEFFRNFMLVMNALDNRAARNHVNRMCLAADIPLIESGTAGYLGQVTVIKKGLTECYECQPKPTQKTFPGCTIRNTPSEPIHCIVWAKYLFNQLFGEEDADQEVSPDTADPELSWNPADTEARATASDQDGDIKRVSTKDWARSTGYDAVKLFNKLFKDDIQYLLTMDKLWKKRKAPLPLDWLEIQKLACPQEVTGTGLKDQQVLGVAGYSQLFSRSVETLRSMLADKGDGAELVWDKDDPPAMDFVTAAANLRMHIFSMNMKSRFDIKSMAGNIIPAIATTNAVIAGLIVLEALKILSGDVEQCRTIFLNKQPNPRKKLLVPCALDPPSANCYVCASKPEVTVKLNVHKTLVLALQDKILKEKFGMVAPDVQIEDGKGTILISSEEGETEANNSKFLSDFGIRHGSRLQVDDFLQDYTLLVNVIHCEDLEKDVEFEVVGDAPDKAPTPPGAQEDKNVANGNKDSAEPSTSSKAPAEQDDVLIVDSDEEEPSSSTMDVRMESGGHKRKLHDAETGEASAKRQRLDQPLAADEEDDDIIALD; encoded by the exons ATGGTACAACTAGTGGGGTCTCTCCGAAAAGAGCTCGCAGATTCCTTATCCGCTTGCCGGGTGCTGGTGGTCGGAGCTGGAGGAATTGGTTGCGAGCTCTTGAAAAATCTTGTACTCACCGGCTTCAAAAATATAGAAGTG ATTGATCTGGACATTATTGATGTGAGCAACCTGAACAGACAGTTCCTGTTCCAGAAAAAACATGTGGGGAAGTCCAAGGCGCAG GTGGCAAAAGAGAGTGTGCTGCAATTCTGTCCCACTGCCAACATTACAGCCTATCATGACAGCATCATGAA CCCAGAGTACAATGTGGAATTCTTCAGGAACTTCATGCTTGTCATGAATGCTTTGGACAATCGAG CGGCTCGTAACCATGTGAACAGGATGTGTCTTGCAGCTGACATTCCCCTTATTGAGAGTGGCACAGCTGGCTACCTTGGGCAGGTGACCGTTATTAAGAAG GGTCTTACTGAGTGTTATGAGTGCCAGCCCAAACCCACACAGAAAACCTTCCCTGGTTGTACCATTCGCAACACCCCCTCTGAGCCTATACACTGCATTGTGTGGGCCAAGTACCTGTTCAA CCAGCTCTTTGGAGAGGAGGATGCAGATCAGGAGGTGTCCCCTGACACCGCTGACCCAGAGCTTTCAT GGAACCCTGCAGACACTGAAGCCCGAGCCACAGCATCTGATCAGGATGGAGACATCAAACGGGTGTCCACCAAGGACTGGGCACGATCCACAGGCTACGACGCAGTCAAACTCTTCAACAAG CTTTTCAAAGATGACATCCAGTACCTCCTGACCATGGATAAGCTGTGGAAGAAGAGGAAAGCGCCACTCCCTCTGGATTGGCTTGAGATTCAGAAACTTG CGTGTCCCCAGGAGGTGACTGGGACGGGACTGAAGGACCAACAGGTGTTGGGTGTGGCAGGTTACTCCCAGCTCTTCTCCCGCAGCGTGGAAACCCTGCGCTCCATGCTGGCTGACAAAGGGGATGGAGCAGAACTTGTGTGGGACAAG GATGACCCTCCAGCGATGGACTTTGTGACAGCAGCCGCCAACTTGCGCATGCATATCTTTAGCATGAACATGAAGAGCCGTTTTGACATCAAGT CCATGGCAGGAAACATCATCCCAGCAATTGCCACAACCAATGCAGTCATTGCTGGCCTCATTGTGCTGGAGGCTCTGAAGATCCTGTCTGGAGATGTGGAGCAGTGTCGCACG ATCTTCCTGAACAAGCAGCCTAACCCCAGGAAAAAGCTGCTTGTTCCATGTGCTTTGGACCCACCCAGTGCCAACTGTTATGTGTGCGCCAGCAAGCCAGAGGTTACAGTCAAACTAAATGTGCACAAAACTCTTGTCCTGGCCCTTCAAGACAAG ATATTAAAGGAGAAGTTTGGGATGGTGGCGCCAGATGTGCAGATCGAGGATGGGAAAGGGACAATCCTCATCTCCTCTGAGGAGGGTGAAACTGAAG CAAACAACAGCAAGTTTCTGTCTGACTTTGGGATACGACATGGTAGCCGTCTGCAAGTGGATGACTTTCTGCAGGATTACACACTCCTGGTTAACGTGATTCACTG TGAGGACTTGGAGAAGGATGTGGAGTTTGAGGTGGTGGGTGACGCCCCTGACAAAGCCCCAACCCCACCCGGTGCACAAGAGGACAAGAATGTTGCCAACGGCAACAAAGACTCTGCAGAACCGTCCACCTCTTCCAAAG CCCCTGCTGAGCAGGACGATGTTCTGATAGTTGATTCAGACGAGGAGGAGCCGTCCTCCAGCACTATGGATGTACGCATGGAGTCAGGAGGCCACAAGAGGAAGCTCCATGATGCTGAGACAGGCGAGGCTTCAGCCAAGCGCCAACGCCTGGATCAGCCTTTGGCTGCCGATGAGGAAGATGATGACATCATTGCACTAGACTAG